The following are from one region of the Acidobacteriota bacterium genome:
- a CDS encoding SMP-30/gluconolactonase/LRE family protein gives MRRKLLVLVLGLTFLALSSSSVAQQRERAFALDALDPAFWSLIGHDAKLATLAGGFTFTEGPMWDPSGFLYISDEPKNKIYRIYPDGKKELVIEIGDPDGNTFDRKHRLISCSSVLRAVVEITPAGKYNILANRYEGKKLNTPNDVTVGPDGALYFTDPNMDLVAGETQELAFQGVYRLEEDGKVRLLTKDSTQPNGLAFSPDGKHLYIDDSKQRNIRVYDVTADGSLTNGRIFGEEPGEHGAGVPDGMKVDVDGNLYVTGPKGIWVWNAKGQHLGTIALPEQPANLTWGDRDYRTLYITATTSVYRLQTKTRGHIPYLAN, from the coding sequence ATGAGACGCAAACTTTTGGTTCTGGTTCTTGGCCTGACGTTTCTCGCATTGTCCAGTTCAAGCGTGGCACAGCAACGGGAGCGAGCATTCGCCCTTGATGCGCTTGATCCTGCATTCTGGAGCCTCATCGGCCATGACGCAAAATTGGCAACGTTGGCGGGAGGATTCACCTTTACTGAAGGCCCCATGTGGGATCCGAGCGGTTTTCTCTATATCAGCGACGAGCCCAAAAACAAGATTTATCGCATCTATCCGGACGGCAAGAAGGAACTAGTCATCGAAATAGGAGATCCAGATGGAAACACCTTTGATCGTAAACATCGTCTGATTAGCTGCTCCAGCGTCCTGCGTGCCGTCGTCGAAATCACCCCCGCCGGAAAATACAACATCCTGGCAAACCGCTACGAAGGAAAGAAGCTCAATACTCCCAACGATGTTACCGTCGGCCCTGACGGCGCCCTATATTTCACGGATCCAAATATGGACCTGGTAGCCGGCGAGACGCAAGAGCTCGCTTTTCAAGGCGTCTATCGATTGGAGGAAGACGGAAAAGTGAGACTCCTGACCAAGGACTCGACGCAACCCAACGGCCTGGCCTTTTCTCCCGACGGCAAACATCTGTACATCGACGACAGCAAACAGAGGAACATTCGCGTCTACGATGTCACTGCCGATGGCTCGCTTACGAACGGCCGGATTTTTGGCGAAGAACCGGGAGAACATGGCGCCGGCGTTCCCGATGGCATGAAGGTTGACGTGGACGGCAATCTTTACGTCACCGGCCCAAAGGGCATTTGGGTGTGGAACGCCAAGGGACAGCACCTGGGAACAATTGCTCTTCCAGAGCAACCGGCCAATCTCACTTGGGGAGATCGCGACTACAGAACTCTCTACATCACCGCCACCACCTCCGTCTACCGCCTCCAAACAAAAACCAGGGGCCACATTCCATACCTAGCGAATTGA